The genomic window GAGTAGGTTGGCCACCGTCATAAAAGCCGCTCCGGTCAGCATCCAACCGCCAAAGTTTTGCAGGGGCATGCCAAAGAAAGGTCCCGGTTGAAACCACATCCAAAACGGGATCAAACCGCGAGTCATGGCCGGATCCAGCACGAAGTCCCAGGCGGTGAGCAGCAGCGCTCCCAACATAATCGCCTCGAAGTGGATCAGCCAATGGCGCTGATGTTGCAGGGCCACACGGGCCAACAAATAGGCCGATAACCCCACATAAAACCAAGACAACGGGATCGTAAAGGGCACCAATCCGGCGATTTTGTAGCCCAGCCCACTCAGGTAGCCGTAGTCTCCAAACGGGATCCCGGTACTGGTGCCCAACAGCTCACTGCCCAAAGAAATGCCCACCGCCGGGATCAGGAACATCAGCAGCCGCCGTACCCCCAACAGGCGGGATCCCATCAAGGCCGCTGCAAACATCCCAAACACCATGTAGGCAACTCCGCCATTGCCCATACTCAAAGAGAATGCTTGAATCCCAATCGGGGGCAAACTGGCAATCCACTCAGGATGCGGTACAACCCAAAGCAACCCTGCTAACCCAAAGAACAGAGATAGGATGTGCAGACTCAGGGCTAGGGTTTCCAGCCGCCGCCACAGGGATCCTGACCCAGGCAGGAGGGTTTGCCAAAGGGAGGGCTTGGAATTGGAGTTCATAAGCCCCAAGGTAACAGGTAGGCTGACAGGAACACTAGAGAATGAGAACCAACGCATGAAGGACTCCCGAGGGGTGGTTGATCAGGGCCGCTATACCTCCCCAAAACCCACACGGCAGATTGAGGGGAAACGGGATGCCCTGAGAAGGTGGCTGTACGCCAGCGCGCCCATGCTCGCAGGAAAGGTGAGACGGCTGGCGACTTCTTGGGCAGTTGCGACACTGCTGATATTTTGCGCTCTATTGTATCAATTCGTAAACATATCGCCTGTTTTTGCCCAAGGTTTGACGGGATCCGCCAGTCCGGGATCCCTTGTGGGACTGTATAGCCAACTGGTGCGGGCCTTGGATCGTCAAGATTGGCGACAGGCTCTGCGCCTCGTGGATGAATTACGCCGTCAAGAGCAGGATCCGGCGCAACGCTACGACCTAGAGAGCTATCGGCTGGAGTTGGAAGCGCGGGCCTATGCAGGGGATCCGCCCCCGCCGCCTCAACCCGCCACTCTGCCCTTCCTGCACAAGCCCTTTGCCGGAACATTTCCCGTCAGTAATCTCTTTGATCACGATCTGCCCCTTGGCGAAGCCGATGACAATGGCCGATTTTTAACAGTGCAGGGGCAGGTGTGGATCCCGAACCCGTCGCACCCTTGTGGCAAAAGCGATGGCCATGCCGGTTACGACTGGGAAATGCCCATCGGCACCCCGATCCTGGCCGCTGCGGCTGGCCGAGTCAGCCTAGCCCGTGCGGAACCGGAGTTTTACTGTCCTGCCTTGGGGCGTTCTGTGCGGGGGTTGAGGGTGCGCATTCTCCATGAACTGGGATCCCCAGAGACCCAATGGTTTGAAACCCTCTACGCCCACCTCAGCCAAATTCAAGTACGCGAGGGCCAAAGAGTTTCCCCAGAAGAGGTGATCGGCCTGTCGGGAAATAGCGGCTGTTCCAGTGGGCCTCATCTTCATTTCGAGGTGCGGCGGCTCAACAACACCCACTCCGGCCAACCGGCTGCGGTGGATCCCTATGGCTGGCTGGGAT from Thermostichus vulcanus str. 'Rupite' includes these protein-coding regions:
- a CDS encoding carotenoid biosynthesis protein — its product is MNSNSKPSLWQTLLPGSGSLWRRLETLALSLHILSLFFGLAGLLWVVPHPEWIASLPPIGIQAFSLSMGNGGVAYMVFGMFAAALMGSRLLGVRRLLMFLIPAVGISLGSELLGTSTGIPFGDYGYLSGLGYKIAGLVPFTIPLSWFYVGLSAYLLARVALQHQRHWLIHFEAIMLGALLLTAWDFVLDPAMTRGLIPFWMWFQPGPFFGMPLQNFGGWMLTGAAFMTVANLLWGKEQPILNRTELLGPLVLYGANFGFALTMSLGSGILAPAGLGLLLGLGPALGLWWMAQPAAAVPAKLESGDEPAQTEADSTWDTLEDPSLVGVK
- a CDS encoding M23 family metallopeptidase — its product is MGLYSQLVRALDRQDWRQALRLVDELRRQEQDPAQRYDLESYRLELEARAYAGDPPPPPQPATLPFLHKPFAGTFPVSNLFDHDLPLGEADDNGRFLTVQGQVWIPNPSHPCGKSDGHAGYDWEMPIGTPILAAAAGRVSLARAEPEFYCPALGRSVRGLRVRILHELGSPETQWFETLYAHLSQIQVREGQRVSPEEVIGLSGNSGCSSGPHLHFEVRRLNNTHSGQPAAVDPYGWLGSGLDPWSIHPQGAESLSLWQVGQAPSLGSCWDLLLPLD